The DNA region CGGTGAATTGATTCGGCTGGTCACGCTCGACTTCCTGGCAAGTCCGCGGTTCGATGCGTCAGGGAATTTCGTCGGCGGTGGTGATGGCTATCCGTTCCCAAATACCAACAGCGATCCGGCAGTTGGCGAAGTTGCCAGTGCGGCCGATCTTGCCCGAATCGATTTCCAGCCGCTTGAACAGGCTATCCAAACAGGCGATGCAACATTCGCCGATGACGGGACAGAACAAGATGCATTGGCTGAGTACCTGAACGATGTTTACCCAGACGCCGCCAAAGCGTTTGGTATGGATGACACCGGTCGCAACTGGGACAACCGAATTGTCAACTTGCAATTCCGATCCGACTCGATTGGAACTCCCGTCAGTGATCCAACGCTTGCCTTTTCCGCACTCAGTACTTTTTCAACAGGAGTTTTTGACGAATCGGCAGCAGAGATTGTGTCTTACGATCCAGTCACACAACGGGTGTTCTATACCAACGCGTTTGACAATGTGATTGGTGTCTTGGATATCAGCGATCCGGCCAACCCCGTTGCTGCACCATCCATCAATCCGATTGGGTTGCCTGCAAACTCGGGCGGTATTAATAGCGTTGACGTATCCAACGGATTGGTGGCAGCAGCCGTTGCGGCCGACGATCACACAGAAAATGGTATCGTGATCATCTACGATACCGATGGCACCTTCAAAGCATCGGTTGAAGTCGGCGCGCTTCCCGATTCGTTGAGCTTTTCGCCAGATGGCATGACCATCGTCGTTGCGAATGAAGGAGAACCGGGCGACCTAGAAGATCCTAATCCCGCAGTAGACCCCATGGGATCGATCAGCGTGATTGACTTGACGGACCTTCGCGCAGGCGGCTTCGTGACGGATTTCGACGTGACCACGATCGACTTCACGTCTCTGGACGGTCAAGAAGATGCTCTTCGCGCAGAAGGCATCCGCATCTTTCCAGGTCGCGCCGCTTCGGTCGATCTGGAGCCGGAGTTTGTCACCATAACGCCTGACAATTCGATGGCGGTGGTCACACTTCAAGAAGCCAATGCGATTGCAATGGTTGACTTGACCACCAAGACGCTGGTCGGAGTCGAGCCACTGGGCACAAAGGATCATTCGATTCCGGGCAATGGCTTGGATGCAAGCAACCGCGACGATGAAATCAACATCCGGCCTTGGCCCGTTCAAGGCCTGTACATGCCAGACGCAATCACGTCATTTGAGCAAGGTGGCCAAACCTATTTTGTAACGGCGAACGAAGGCGATTCGCGCGACTTTGACGAGTCTCGAATCGGTAGCTTGACGTTGGATCCAACCGCGTTTCCGGACGCCGCATTCCTACAAGACAACGAAAACCTTGGCCGGTTGAAGGTTTCCAACATTGATGGCGATATTGATGGCGACGGTGACTTCGACGAACTGTATTCCTACGGTTCGCGATCATTCACGATTTGGAACACTGATGGGGAAGTCGTTTTCGATTCTGGAAATCAGTTTGAAACCATCACAGCCGACTTGATTCCGTTCGGGTTCAACGCGACCAACGACGAAAATGAAGCCGACAACCGAAGTGACGACAAAGGCCCTGAGCCAGAAGCGGTCACGATCGGTCAGTTCGGAGATCGTACCTTGGCCTTCATCGGACTGGAGAGAGTCGGTGGGATCATGATTTATGACGTGACCGATCCTTCGCTCTCGAGTTTCGTTGGTTACTTAAATAACCGCGACTTCAATATTGAACCCTCAGATGATCTTGCAGGTGCCGGCGATTTGGGCGTGGAAGACTTGGAGTACATTCCATCGGATCAAAGTCCAAATGGTCAAGCACTGATTGTTGCCAGTAATGAAGTCAGCGGCACTGTCAGCATTTTTGCGTTGAATGAAGGCTCGCGTGCTGAGACACAATTGGTCGTCGTCTCGGCTCCCACGGCCGACGATTCGACCACGCTGCCGTCTGAAATCGACACCGTCCCCGTTGGCGGCACGTACTATGTCGAAGTCTGGGTGCGAGATTTGGATCCCGGCTTCAACGGTCTGTCCGGCGGGCATGTCGATTTGAGCTACGACACGAATTTGCTGGACGCAACTGGCATCGTGCATCAAGACTTTGACATTTTGCCTTCTGGCACGATCGACGATAGCCAAGGAATGGTTGATGATCTTGGTGGCGGTACGTTTGAGGTAGGTCGCGGTGCGGATTCGACTTGGTCGCGTCTTGCCTATGTTGAGGTCGTTGCGACCGGGGCTGGTGAAGAAACGTTTATGCTGGATCCAGGTCGCTTGCAGTTCGGACGCCTCGGCGGCGGTGGAAACATTCCATGGCGTGCCGTCGATCTTTCAGATACAGCAACCGTCACTCACTTGGACGCTCCCGGCCTTCAGCTTCGCGTCGTCGATGCTCCTTCTGATGCAGACGGGGACGGTGAAGCAACCGAGATTCCACCCAACAGTAACTTCGTAAACGAGTTTGAAACGTTCTATGTGGAAGTCTGGATGGATGCCGCTGGTGCACAGGGTGTCGACAGCGCGACTCTTTCGCTTGACTACAACACAGCGATAACATCCGCGTCAGCGATCATCCCAGGTCCAGGTTTCTCTCTTGTCGGCGGCACCATCAACGATGCGGCAGGGACAGTTAGCAACCTGAGCGTGACAGCAGACCGATTAGTGGGCGACGACAACGCCGTTTTGCTTGCGACGGTTGAGTTCTCGCGCAGATCAACTGACAGTGTGATCCTTGATCCCACAACTGGTAACGTCACCGGTTTGGGCTTGGACCTGGAAGTCACCGACGGAAGCGTCGGAATAGGGGGTGTTTCTGCGGACGCTGGGGTCGGCACATTGCCAAACACCGAATTGTTCGCCATGCCCTATGACTTTGACAACAACGGCTCGATCGACTTTGGTGACTACGCTCACTTCCGTGACGCGTTTGGCCGTTCAGTCGGGGATCCGGAGCCGCCATTTGCTGCCTGGGCGGACTTCGACGGGTCCGGAATGGTCGACTTTGAGGACTTTGATTTGCTGGAAGCCAACTTTGGATTGGGGATTGGTGATGCCAGATTCGTTTTCGCAGACGGATTCCCCAACCCAACTCCGAGTTCATCAACGCTTGTTGCGTCGTCGATGGCTGAGGGCGAGGGACTACGCGAAGCATTCCTTCGTTCTGGACCATTCCACAACTATCGCGATCCGACGGACGTCAACAACAGTGGCCAGACAACCGCATTGGATGCACTGCAAATCATTACAGCACTGTACCAAGAACGGGACAACTTCGAAGCGTTCTTGGATGTCAGTGGGGACGGAACTGTTTCTGGGCTGGATGCGGTTCGTGTGATCAACCGGCTGAACCAAAACCAGCTTGAATCCGAGTTTGCCCCATTCCGATCGGATTATGTTCGCGATCAAAGTTCGGACGTGTCGGCCGCCGACCAGTTGGAAAGCGAATCTAGCTTGGGTGCGGTCCAAGTTGACAAGGTCGTATCAGGTTTTGCCGGCCAACCCAACAAGGATTCGTCAAGTGTCACTGTGCCAACTACCGAGTTTGGCGACGACATCGAGATCGAGATCGAGATCGAGATCGACGGAATCGACGAGCTTTCATCCGATCTCGCCTCGATGTAGCTCGCGATGCGTCACCCAATCGTAAGCTCGGATGGGTGAGCGTCACCGATTTTGGCACAAGCAGCATTGCTGAATCGATCGCGTCGTTCAAGGTAACGGTCGCGATCGGTTCGCTTTGTGCATCGTCGTACGATTGGATCATTCTGACCGTCAAAGAACGCCCGGAAATCCTTGAGCCGATTGCTGAATTGTCACGTACCAGGAAAGGGATCAGCCGCACAATGCCCCTCCCGGTACTATCTATGCGAAAGCGATAACGCGCGTCCCATAACCTGAGCTAGAAAGTTTGCTATCTGTTGGTCTCACTATGTGGGGCGAACTAGGGGATAAATAGAATCCCTAGTGAGGAAGACATCGAATAACCCAGAAAGCCGTTTACCCGGGTTTCCCATAACCCAGAGAAAAGCGCACTTCAGATCCATGCCTCTGAATACCTGCGCAGTGTCAAATACTACGACTTCATAACCCAGTTTTCGTTCTCGCCGAATCGCGTTCAAGCCTCACCCGCGTCCGCCTTCCCAGCAGGTTTCACAGATTCAGTGGCAACGCGTGCAACGCACTTGCCCGGGATGT from Novipirellula artificiosorum includes:
- a CDS encoding choice-of-anchor I family protein, which translates into the protein MSPKRRSLFRSLFSQHKQDNVRQRSVKNLRIESLESRQLLAADFTLELLHIADQEAAVAAIQDAPRLSAVLNSLRSEDVADSTLTLSSGDAFIPGLFYDASESVFGSGGIADIQIQNELGIQAVALGNHEFDFGTANLAGLIDGSTPGDFSALAGSTLVGLDFTGTDFPYLSANLDFSTDANLAPLEISGGQAPQGGVVTSSTVIQMPGNGDSMAVGENGFSVTPIFTVTETFSGTTGALNSSTAGDYTPPGILDGIGAYEFDSDTVRVFATHELVDGDGYAYSLANGTSITGARISYFDIDKTTRQIVDAGLAYDTIYNSDGTVLDDVSDFVESRSGFTRFCSAVLVQANGFGAGRGLADTIFFAGEETGGDISNVSGGEWALDVSTGQLWSVPAMGRGAWENVTEVDTGTTTHVAFVLMDDTSPFDADGDSVDEAAPMYMYVGEKNSGTGGFLDRNGLENGKLYVWVADDAAIKDPSDFNGALNNVPQAGTWVEIDNSQDLAMVSEDGSTGYDEYGYPTQKTLWTRAEALGAFGFSRPEDIATNPSDGSEFVFASTGRSSDFGGADRIGTLYTATVDFSSITTPKATVTIIYDGDQDPTQALRSPDNLDWADDGWVYVQEDRAIGGIFGPGAVNPHDASILAVNPADGSVVRVAEINQDVTRGAVDENVASTGQQDIGDWESSGIVDVSTLFGEAPGTLFLFDVQAHALDDQGRFAETAGTPAARLVDSDLKEGGQLAFLSRGADLGETVETVGVIGATTPTLASISSPGDLTVSPEPFAANPSDAELDALAAEIQTEVDALLAANPTMNKVIVLSHMQRLNIELELAERLSNVDIIVAGGSNTRLFDADDRPRSGDSDQGEYPQFVTNADGTSTAVVNTDGSYKYVGRLVIGFDAAGNIDPTTYDAAVSGAYATDAQGVTDLGAGAMVDPEIQAIVDAVEAQIVATESNVFGVSDVFLNGNRSGVDSPSDPDGVRTQETNLGNLTADANLAAAQAADGTVMVSLKNGGGIRASIGQVVVPPGGTDAVRLPNEAVIDSSGIVVKPEGGISQNDIATTLAFNNGLVLMTLTQAELVGLLEHGVSAIPGVSGRFPQISGLRFSYDPALPVGSRIVNAAVYDEDGVVAVSLVENGDLVDTGELIRLVTLDFLASPRFDASGNFVGGGDGYPFPNTNSDPAVGEVASAADLARIDFQPLEQAIQTGDATFADDGTEQDALAEYLNDVYPDAAKAFGMDDTGRNWDNRIVNLQFRSDSIGTPVSDPTLAFSALSTFSTGVFDESAAEIVSYDPVTQRVFYTNAFDNVIGVLDISDPANPVAAPSINPIGLPANSGGINSVDVSNGLVAAAVAADDHTENGIVIIYDTDGTFKASVEVGALPDSLSFSPDGMTIVVANEGEPGDLEDPNPAVDPMGSISVIDLTDLRAGGFVTDFDVTTIDFTSLDGQEDALRAEGIRIFPGRAASVDLEPEFVTITPDNSMAVVTLQEANAIAMVDLTTKTLVGVEPLGTKDHSIPGNGLDASNRDDEINIRPWPVQGLYMPDAITSFEQGGQTYFVTANEGDSRDFDESRIGSLTLDPTAFPDAAFLQDNENLGRLKVSNIDGDIDGDGDFDELYSYGSRSFTIWNTDGEVVFDSGNQFETITADLIPFGFNATNDENEADNRSDDKGPEPEAVTIGQFGDRTLAFIGLERVGGIMIYDVTDPSLSSFVGYLNNRDFNIEPSDDLAGAGDLGVEDLEYIPSDQSPNGQALIVASNEVSGTVSIFALNEGSRAETQLVVVSAPTADDSTTLPSEIDTVPVGGTYYVEVWVRDLDPGFNGLSGGHVDLSYDTNLLDATGIVHQDFDILPSGTIDDSQGMVDDLGGGTFEVGRGADSTWSRLAYVEVVATGAGEETFMLDPGRLQFGRLGGGGNIPWRAVDLSDTATVTHLDAPGLQLRVVDAPSDADGDGEATEIPPNSNFVNEFETFYVEVWMDAAGAQGVDSATLSLDYNTAITSASAIIPGPGFSLVGGTINDAAGTVSNLSVTADRLVGDDNAVLLATVEFSRRSTDSVILDPTTGNVTGLGLDLEVTDGSVGIGGVSADAGVGTLPNTELFAMPYDFDNNGSIDFGDYAHFRDAFGRSVGDPEPPFAAWADFDGSGMVDFEDFDLLEANFGLGIGDARFVFADGFPNPTPSSSTLVASSMAEGEGLREAFLRSGPFHNYRDPTDVNNSGQTTALDALQIITALYQERDNFEAFLDVSGDGTVSGLDAVRVINRLNQNQLESEFAPFRSDYVRDQSSDVSAADQLESESSLGAVQVDKVVSGFAGQPNKDSSSVTVPTTEFGDDIEIEIEIEIDGIDELSSDLASM